The DNA region CGAACGACTCGGTGTCGGCGGAGTACTGACGAGCCAAGGCGATGATTTCGTCCGCGGCGACGGCTTGCGGGCCCTCTTGCAAGTCGGCCGGAAGTTCTACCGGAGGTGAGGGAAGCAGAGGGATTGGGGTTTCCGGACGTTGGTAGATGTCGATGCGGTAGAAGAGTTCCTGCTTGCCCTCGGCTTGTTGCTTCGACCACGTGACGTAGCGGAAGAAAGACGAGGCGTCTTCCGCTGTTGGTGGTGGTGTGAAGCCGAAGTTCGGGGAGGCTCCGCTTTCCTCCAGGATGCCTAGCCGGGGTTGCTCGTCGGGAACGGCAAAGCGGACACGGACAGGAGTGTCCGGCTCGGCGGTGAACGTGAGTTTTGCCTCGATGGTCCAGACCGGAAGTTTTTGGTCGGGAGTCAGGGGGTAACCGGTTTGGAAGTGCCGGTAGAGGGTGGACGCAAGTCCGATGACCGCCAAGGTGGCGATCAGGATGCGGAGTTGAATAGCGGACTTCATGAGGCCAGATGGGCGGAAAGCGTGCTGTATCGGGGACGGCGTTAGTTCTTGCCTCCCGATGATTTTGGAGCGTTGTCCTTGGTGTCGGTGGCCCAGAGGTCGGGCTTTTCGAGTGTGTTCTTGCGGCTGACGTCGACAATGGCAGTGCCGTGCAAGAGATTGCGACCGACGAGCAGCGGGTATTGGTAGAGGCTGCGGTCGGTGAGGGTGAACTCGGTGGGGCGGATTTCCTCGCCGAATGCGGCGCGCAGTTTGACTACCATTCGCCGTTCGAATTCACCTTCCTGGTGTTTGATTTTAACGCGGCGGACCTGTGGGCGTTCGAGGAGAATGGGTTCCTTGGTTGTTGGGTTGATGAGTTGGAAACGGACCCATTTTTTGCCGTCGCGTTCGAAGGCTTCGATGTTTTCCGCATGAATCGAACAGGTCTCCGCGCCGGTGTCGATACGGGCTTCGAAGTGCGTTCCAGCTTCGACGATTCCGACGGGCTCCACCTCGCCGACGATGATCGGCTCCTCCTGTGTGGCACTCGTGGATGAGGGGCTCTCGGCGTGGACCATGAGGGCCATTGCGAGCGAGAGGAGTGTCGAATATGTCAGTTGAAGTATCTTCATGAGTAACAGTAATCAACGCTTGTTTATTGAGTCCCGTCAATGGGCTGAGCGAGTGATTAAATACTGGTTTTTCTTGAGCCGTTCGGATGGAGGTTGATTGATGTACGGATCGGTGTTCAGGATGATTCCGCATGAAACCCTTACGTCTCTTGGGACGTTGTTGGGCTTGCCTGATCGCCCGAAATTGTGATGTCCGCGCCTTCTCTTCGTTCTGATGCTTCTCACTGTGCCCTCGAGGTTCGTGGGAAGTTTTTGTGGTGCGGTGGGGAGAAGCATTTTGCGCGGATGGTGACTTACGGGCCGTTCCCCGATGCCTCGTGTGGGGAGGATGGGATGCTGCCGCCACGAGATGTGGTGGAGTCCGACCTGCGAGCTGTGCGCGGGGCGGGGTTTAATGCGGTGCGTTTGTATGAAGTGCCGCCTGAGTGGTTCGTTGAGATTTGTGGGCAACTCGGGCTGAAGGTGTGGTTCGGCGTGCCGTGGGGCTGGCATTTGGACTTTTTATCTGAGCGTGAAGATAGGCGGCATTTACTGGCCGAGGGGCGTGAGCAGTTGCAGCGCGCGGTGAGGCGCTACGCGGGGAGCCCTGTCATCGGTGGGATTTTCGTCGCCAATGAGGTGCCGGTGGATTTGGTGCGCTGGATGGGCTGGCGCAATGTGCGGCGGGCATTGGAGGAAATGATCGATCTGGCAAAAGCGATCGACCCGGAGCGCTTGCTGACCTACGCGAACTATCCGCCGACCGAATGGATCGCTCCACGCAATGCCGATGTCTTTGCGATCAATGTGTACCTTCACGAGCGCGGAGCCTACGAGGGCTACCTGCAACACGCGCATTTACTGGCGGGAGATCGGCCGGTGTTGGTGAGTGAAGCGGGAGCGGACGTGCCGCGTGAGGGGGAGTCCTTTCAAGCGGAGATGATGCGGTGGGCGTATCAATCGGCGGCGGATGTGGGGGCGTGCGGGGTTTGTTGGTTTGCGTGGTCTGGTGACTGGCGGGCGCCGGATGGCGGGCGCAATGATGATTGGGATTTTGGGCTGGTTGCGGCGGATGGCACGGAGCGTCAGG from Sulfuriroseicoccus oceanibius includes:
- a CDS encoding ATP-dependent zinc protease family protein; this encodes MKILQLTYSTLLSLAMALMVHAESPSSTSATQEEPIIVGEVEPVGIVEAGTHFEARIDTGAETCSIHAENIEAFERDGKKWVRFQLINPTTKEPILLERPQVRRVKIKHQEGEFERRMVVKLRAAFGEEIRPTEFTLTDRSLYQYPLLVGRNLLHGTAIVDVSRKNTLEKPDLWATDTKDNAPKSSGGKN